One segment of Streptosporangium brasiliense DNA contains the following:
- a CDS encoding carboxyl transferase domain-containing protein yields the protein MSRTRPDARTLIDTVLDPGTWRSWDETPADPAEPGSDYAEELAKARARTGYDESVISGEGLLDGRRVAVIACEFSFLAGSIGVAAAERLTAAIERATAERLPLLAAPASGGTRMQEGALAFVQMVKITAAVVAHRTAGLPYVVYLRHPTTGGVFASWGSLGHVTAAEPGALIGFLGPRVFESLHGYPFPEGVQVSENLFAHGLVDAVVSAEDARRVAIRALAVLCAPREGLERGPEPDGHVQPTEAWDAISRSRRDDRPGVRALLKLGASDVTPLNGTGEGENDPGLLLALARFGGAPAVVLGQDRSRQRVVAPLGPAGLRVARRGMHLAAELGLPLVTVIDTSGAALSKAAEEGGLAAEIARSVADLMVLDAPTVCLLLGEGAGGGALALLPADRVLCAQHAWLSPLPPEGASALLYRSVDFAPEIAAAQGVKSTDLRRDGIVDRIIPELPDAAYEPEAFCRRVAGALEYEITGLLRRAPADRLTARLARYRRLGVG from the coding sequence ATGAGCCGCACCCGGCCCGACGCCCGCACCCTCATCGACACCGTTCTCGACCCGGGGACGTGGCGGTCGTGGGACGAGACGCCCGCCGATCCGGCCGAGCCCGGATCGGACTACGCCGAGGAGCTGGCCAAGGCCCGGGCCAGGACCGGGTACGACGAGTCGGTGATCTCGGGGGAGGGCCTGCTCGACGGCCGCCGGGTCGCGGTCATCGCCTGCGAGTTCTCCTTCCTGGCCGGGTCGATCGGGGTGGCCGCCGCCGAGCGGCTCACCGCCGCGATCGAGCGGGCCACGGCCGAGCGGCTCCCGCTGCTGGCCGCCCCGGCCTCCGGGGGCACCCGGATGCAGGAGGGCGCGCTGGCCTTCGTCCAGATGGTGAAGATCACCGCCGCGGTGGTCGCGCACCGCACCGCCGGCCTGCCGTACGTCGTCTATCTCCGCCACCCCACCACCGGCGGGGTCTTCGCCTCCTGGGGCTCGCTGGGACACGTCACCGCCGCCGAGCCGGGCGCGCTGATCGGGTTCCTGGGGCCGCGGGTGTTCGAGTCGCTGCACGGCTACCCGTTCCCGGAGGGCGTGCAGGTCTCCGAGAACCTCTTCGCCCACGGCCTGGTCGACGCGGTCGTCTCCGCCGAGGACGCCCGGCGCGTGGCGATCCGCGCGCTCGCCGTGCTGTGCGCCCCGCGCGAGGGGCTGGAGCGCGGGCCCGAGCCGGACGGGCACGTCCAGCCGACCGAGGCGTGGGACGCGATCAGCCGCTCGCGCCGGGACGACCGTCCCGGCGTGCGGGCGCTGCTCAAGCTCGGGGCCTCCGACGTCACCCCGCTCAACGGCACCGGCGAGGGCGAGAACGACCCCGGCCTGCTCCTCGCCCTGGCCCGCTTCGGCGGGGCCCCCGCCGTGGTGCTCGGCCAGGACCGCAGCCGCCAGCGGGTGGTGGCCCCCCTCGGCCCGGCCGGGCTCCGGGTCGCGCGGCGGGGCATGCACCTGGCCGCAGAGCTGGGCCTGCCGCTGGTCACCGTGATCGACACCTCCGGAGCCGCGCTGTCCAAGGCGGCCGAGGAGGGCGGCCTGGCCGCCGAGATCGCCCGGTCGGTGGCCGACCTGATGGTGCTCGACGCCCCGACCGTCTGCCTGCTGCTCGGCGAGGGGGCCGGCGGCGGCGCTCTCGCGCTGCTGCCGGCCGACCGGGTGCTCTGCGCCCAGCACGCCTGGCTGTCCCCGCTGCCCCCGGAGGGGGCCTCCGCGCTGCTGTACCGGAGCGTGGACTTCGCGCCGGAGATCGCCGCCGCGCAGGGCGTGAAATCCACCGACCTGCGCCGCGACGGCATCGTGGACCGGATCATCCCGGAGCTCCCCGACGCCGCCTACGAGCCCGAGGCGTTCTGCCGCCGGGTGGCCGGCGCCCTCGAATACGAGATCACCGGCCTGCTGAGGCGGGCCCCCGCGGACCGCCTCACCGCCCGCCTGGCCCGCTACCGGCGGCTCGGGGTGGGCTGA
- a CDS encoding CaiB/BaiF CoA transferase family protein — MHGALGDIVVLDLSRALAGPHAAQMLGDLGARVIKVEHPGGGDESRGWGPPFAGPDGDISTYFLAANRNKQSITVDLKSAEGKALIERLVRQSDVLIENFRTGVLDRLGFPVERLHALNPRLVVLSITGFGHDGPEGGRPGYDQIAQGEAGLMSLTGPSADEPYRVGASIADLLAGIHGAYGVVAALYERERTGRGKVVRTSLLAAVTGVHSYHGTAWTVGGQVPRANGNHHASIAPYGAFHCADGMIQIAVANDTQWRKVAALLDIDPDIPKYAINRERFAHRDELIADMEQVLAKHDRAHWLAALGEIGVPAGAIRSIDEVYAWEQTRSQGLLVEVDHPVLGAIELPGPPLRFDGEPAVRHGAPPALGQHNDEILAWLEEREG, encoded by the coding sequence TTGCACGGAGCACTCGGCGACATCGTCGTTCTCGACCTCTCCCGCGCACTGGCGGGACCGCACGCCGCGCAGATGCTCGGCGACCTGGGCGCCCGAGTGATCAAGGTGGAGCATCCCGGCGGGGGCGACGAGTCCCGGGGCTGGGGGCCGCCGTTCGCCGGTCCCGACGGTGACATCTCCACCTACTTCCTCGCGGCCAACCGCAACAAGCAGTCGATCACCGTGGACCTCAAGTCCGCCGAGGGCAAGGCTCTGATCGAGCGTCTGGTACGGCAGAGCGACGTGCTGATCGAGAACTTCCGCACCGGCGTCCTCGACCGGCTGGGCTTCCCCGTCGAGCGGCTGCACGCGCTCAACCCGCGCCTGGTCGTCCTGTCGATCACCGGGTTCGGCCACGACGGCCCCGAGGGCGGCCGGCCGGGCTACGACCAGATCGCCCAGGGCGAGGCCGGCCTGATGAGCCTCACCGGGCCGTCCGCCGACGAGCCCTACCGCGTGGGCGCCTCGATCGCCGACCTGCTCGCCGGCATCCACGGCGCCTACGGCGTGGTCGCCGCCCTCTACGAGCGCGAGCGGACCGGCCGGGGCAAGGTCGTGCGGACCTCGCTGCTGGCCGCCGTGACCGGCGTGCACTCCTACCACGGCACGGCCTGGACCGTCGGCGGCCAGGTGCCCAGGGCCAACGGCAACCACCACGCCTCCATCGCCCCCTACGGCGCCTTCCACTGCGCCGACGGCATGATCCAGATCGCGGTGGCCAACGACACGCAGTGGCGGAAGGTGGCCGCCCTGTTGGACATCGATCCCGATATCCCGAAATATGCGATAAACAGGGAGAGATTTGCGCACCGGGACGAGCTGATCGCCGACATGGAGCAGGTGCTCGCCAAGCACGACCGCGCCCACTGGCTGGCCGCGCTCGGCGAGATCGGCGTGCCCGCCGGCGCGATCAGGTCCATCGACGAGGTCTACGCCTGGGAGCAGACCCGCTCCCAGGGGCTGCTCGTCGAGGTCGACCACCCCGTGCTCGGCGCCATCGAGCTGCCCGGCCCGCCGCTCCGCTTCGACGGCGAGCCCGCCGTCCGCCACGGCGCCCCGCCCGCGCTGGGCCAGCACAACGACGAGATCCTCGCCTGGCTGGAGGAACGTGAAGGATGA
- a CDS encoding carbon-nitrogen hydrolase family protein — translation MTRIALCQIAVSEEPAANLRGAREALERAAAGGADLAILPEATLTRYGRRITDLAEPLDGPFVTGLAEAARAHGLAVVAGVFEPGEGRVHNTAVAIGPGGGIEAAYRKIHLFDSFGARESELVAPGDTPVVVELAGLRVGLVTCYDIRFPELTRTLVDQGAELFAVIAAWGSGPMKEEHWTTLVRARAIENTTWVAAVGQAPNPQVRDGFGIGRSMLVDPMGVVRSDLGPAPAVQTCELDPQITIATRNALPCLEHRRLPVGRS, via the coding sequence GTGACACGCATCGCCCTGTGCCAGATCGCGGTCTCCGAGGAGCCCGCCGCCAACCTGCGCGGCGCCCGGGAGGCGCTGGAGCGGGCCGCCGCCGGCGGCGCCGACCTGGCGATCCTCCCCGAGGCCACGCTCACCCGCTACGGCAGGCGGATCACCGACCTGGCCGAGCCGCTGGACGGGCCCTTCGTCACCGGGCTGGCCGAGGCCGCCCGGGCGCACGGCCTGGCCGTGGTCGCCGGGGTCTTCGAGCCGGGAGAGGGCCGGGTCCACAACACCGCGGTGGCCATCGGCCCCGGGGGCGGGATCGAGGCGGCCTACCGGAAGATCCACCTGTTCGACTCCTTCGGCGCCCGCGAGTCGGAGCTGGTCGCGCCGGGCGACACCCCGGTCGTGGTGGAGCTGGCCGGACTCCGGGTCGGCCTGGTCACCTGCTACGACATCCGCTTCCCCGAGCTGACCCGGACACTGGTGGACCAGGGCGCCGAGCTGTTCGCGGTGATCGCCGCCTGGGGGTCGGGGCCGATGAAGGAGGAGCACTGGACGACCCTGGTCCGGGCCCGCGCGATCGAGAACACCACCTGGGTGGCCGCCGTGGGCCAGGCACCGAACCCGCAGGTCCGCGACGGCTTCGGGATCGGCCGGAGCATGCTGGTCGACCCGATGGGCGTGGTCCGCTCCGACCTGGGCCCGGCGCCCGCCGTGCAGACGTGCGAGCTGGACCCTCAGATCACGATTGCCACCCGGAATGCCCTACCGTGCCTGGAACACCGGCGGCTCCCTGTCGGCAGATCGTAA
- a CDS encoding SigE family RNA polymerase sigma factor, with protein sequence MTVLSTAAPPSFAELFAAHHLSMVRLAGLLGADDPEDIAQEAFARLHARWSRLRDDGAAVAYVRSTVCNMTRNRLRHLRLVRLRPLAPPPAAPSSEHVVIVAEEHRELLAALDRLPRRQREALVLRYWLDLSEREIADAMGVSPGSVKTHTSRGLSALGRTLREDS encoded by the coding sequence GTGACCGTCCTCTCCACAGCAGCGCCTCCCTCGTTCGCCGAGCTGTTCGCGGCGCACCATCTGTCGATGGTGCGGCTGGCCGGACTGCTCGGCGCCGACGACCCGGAGGACATAGCCCAGGAGGCGTTCGCCCGCCTCCACGCGCGGTGGTCACGGCTGCGCGACGACGGCGCGGCCGTCGCCTACGTGCGCTCCACCGTGTGCAACATGACCCGCAACCGGCTGCGCCACCTGCGGCTGGTACGGCTGCGCCCGCTCGCCCCGCCGCCGGCCGCGCCCAGCAGCGAGCACGTGGTCATCGTCGCCGAGGAGCACCGGGAGCTCCTGGCCGCCCTCGACCGCCTCCCCCGCCGCCAGCGCGAGGCCCTGGTCCTGCGCTACTGGCTGGACCTGTCGGAGCGGGAGATCGCCGACGCGATGGGCGTCTCCCCCGGCTCCGTCAAGACTCACACGAGCCGGGGCCTGTCCGCCCTGGGCAGGACTCTCCGGGAGGACTCATGA
- a CDS encoding DUF418 domain-containing protein — MTRRLHELDALRGFAVCGIMLVNTWQHTRENLTAPEDTAVDWMIDNLLQSRFYPIFSFLFGLSFVLFLRSAAGRTDHPRVVLLRRLAVLACFGLVHQLVNPGEVLLPYAIFGALVLLPVSCLPRPAALALGVAVTAWAVHEGGGTKLIPGLFLLGMAMMEYPPPEWLLAPVFAGACVLAVTLGYLWARTAVDHTLFYRGTYPAAGLAAAVAYCTGLLLLLRTRAREALLAALSPLGRMALTNYLVSTLVILAALPLLTADPTRITGVLLAAAVLALQVVFSRAWLARFRYGPLEWAWRCLTWMEPMPNRRIRSDA, encoded by the coding sequence GTGACCCGAAGGCTTCATGAGCTGGACGCTCTCCGCGGCTTCGCGGTGTGCGGGATCATGCTGGTCAACACCTGGCAGCACACCCGCGAGAACCTCACGGCCCCCGAGGACACCGCGGTCGACTGGATGATCGACAACCTCCTGCAGAGCAGGTTCTATCCGATCTTCTCGTTCCTGTTCGGGCTGAGTTTCGTGCTGTTCCTGAGGTCCGCGGCCGGACGGACGGACCACCCCCGGGTGGTGCTGCTGCGCAGGCTGGCGGTGCTGGCCTGCTTCGGCCTGGTCCACCAGCTCGTGAACCCGGGCGAGGTGCTGCTGCCGTACGCGATCTTCGGGGCGCTGGTCCTGCTGCCCGTCTCCTGCCTCCCCCGGCCGGCCGCGCTCGCGCTGGGGGTGGCCGTCACGGCCTGGGCGGTGCACGAGGGGGGTGGGACCAAGCTCATCCCGGGGCTGTTCCTGCTGGGCATGGCCATGATGGAGTATCCGCCGCCCGAGTGGCTGCTGGCGCCCGTCTTCGCGGGCGCCTGCGTGCTGGCGGTGACGCTGGGCTACCTGTGGGCCCGCACCGCCGTCGATCACACGCTCTTCTACCGGGGCACCTATCCGGCCGCCGGGCTGGCCGCCGCGGTGGCGTACTGCACCGGGCTGCTGCTGCTCCTGCGGACCCGGGCGCGCGAGGCGCTGCTGGCCGCGCTGAGCCCGCTGGGCCGGATGGCGCTGACGAACTACCTGGTCAGCACCTTGGTCATCCTGGCGGCGCTGCCGCTGCTGACCGCCGACCCGACCCGGATCACCGGGGTGCTGCTCGCCGCCGCGGTGCTGGCGCTCCAGGTCGTGTTCAGCCGGGCCTGGCTGGCCAGGTTCAGATACGGCCCGCTGGAGTGGGCGTGGCGCTGCCTCACGTGGATGGAGCCCATGCCGAACCGCCGGATAAGGTCGGACGCGTGA
- a CDS encoding SWIM zinc finger family protein: MSRSGWSEYSRPIRVEGGIRARSRRGSIGERWWSRRFIDILERVCDRGRLSRGRSYARSGQVLDLELTSGRVTARVQGSRTTPYKVRIEIAAYDAEQWQALTGALAAQALYRAKLLAGEMPPEIEDVFHRCGLPLFPDRHDLGMDCSCPDWGFPCKHLSAALYVLAEAFDDDPFLVLAWRGMGKDALLGALRGTGDAGGEETARPGLLDVTDVPFTERLADFYVPGVSPARLRDRTALPAAPPDLLLRTLDLPPVTIRRTPILDLLRPAYRSFAEGDGTWDDAPDRPGPGSAAPGRR; this comes from the coding sequence ATGAGCAGGAGCGGCTGGTCCGAATACTCCCGGCCGATCCGGGTCGAGGGCGGCATCCGGGCGCGCAGCAGGCGGGGCTCGATCGGCGAGCGGTGGTGGTCGCGGCGGTTCATCGACATCCTTGAGCGGGTCTGCGACCGGGGCAGGCTCAGCCGGGGACGCTCGTACGCGCGCTCCGGCCAGGTCCTCGACCTGGAGCTCACCTCCGGTCGGGTCACAGCGCGAGTCCAGGGATCGAGGACGACTCCGTACAAGGTCAGGATCGAGATCGCGGCCTACGACGCGGAGCAGTGGCAGGCCCTCACCGGGGCTCTGGCCGCACAGGCCCTCTACCGCGCGAAACTACTCGCCGGGGAGATGCCGCCGGAGATCGAGGACGTCTTCCACCGGTGCGGTCTCCCCCTCTTCCCCGACCGGCACGACCTGGGCATGGACTGCTCGTGCCCCGACTGGGGCTTCCCCTGCAAACACCTGTCGGCCGCGCTGTACGTGCTGGCCGAGGCGTTCGACGACGACCCGTTCCTGGTGCTGGCCTGGCGGGGCATGGGCAAGGACGCCCTGCTCGGCGCCCTCCGCGGGACAGGTGACGCCGGCGGGGAGGAGACGGCCCGGCCGGGGCTGCTCGACGTGACCGACGTGCCGTTCACCGAGCGGCTGGCGGACTTCTACGTGCCCGGCGTCTCCCCCGCCCGTCTGCGAGACCGTACGGCGCTGCCCGCCGCCCCGCCCGACCTGTTGTTGCGCACCCTCGACCTGCCGCCGGTCACGATACGGCGGACCCCGATCCTGGACCTCCTCCGGCCCGCCTACCGGTCTTTCGCGGAGGGCGACGGCACCTGGGACGACGCCCCTGACCGCCCCGGACCGGGATCGGCCGCCCCCGGCCGCCGATGA